In one window of Rhodopseudomonas palustris HaA2 DNA:
- the hutX gene encoding heme utilization cystosolic carrier protein HutX, translated as MVASVVTSEPADLRAYMADNPAAVIEDVARQWKVSPRDVIEALPPGMARLGPGDGFVPAMADIAGWGEVTLIVHTEDAIFEFTGEVPAGEIGRGYFNLMQPKGLHGHLKHDNCGGVAFVERPFMGKSSAFVAFLNQGGGIMFKVFVGRDSSRELRADQLVRFRALADRCGAGQGG; from the coding sequence ATGGTCGCGTCCGTCGTGACGTCGGAGCCCGCCGATCTTCGGGCCTATATGGCCGACAATCCGGCCGCCGTGATCGAGGACGTGGCGCGGCAATGGAAGGTGTCGCCGCGCGACGTGATCGAGGCGCTGCCGCCCGGCATGGCGCGGCTCGGTCCGGGCGACGGCTTCGTCCCGGCGATGGCCGACATCGCCGGCTGGGGCGAGGTGACGCTGATCGTGCACACTGAGGATGCGATCTTCGAATTCACCGGCGAGGTGCCGGCCGGTGAAATCGGCCGCGGCTACTTCAACCTGATGCAGCCGAAAGGGCTGCACGGCCATTTGAAACACGACAATTGCGGCGGCGTCGCTTTCGTCGAGCGGCCGTTCATGGGCAAGTCCAGCGCCTTCGTGGCATTTCTCAACCAGGGCGGCGGCATCATGTTCAAGGTGTTCGTCGGCCGCGATTCCAGCCGCGAATTGCGCGCCGACCAGTTGGTGCGGTTCAGGGCGCTTGCCGACCGCTGCGGCGCCGGGCAGGGCGGCTAG
- a CDS encoding antibiotic biosynthesis monooxygenase family protein codes for MFIAMNRFQVKRGAEQAFEAVWSARESYLGEMQGFIEFHLLKGPVSDDHTLYSTHTTWADKAAFEAWTTSEQFRRSHARAGNETGESLYLGHPRFEGFEVLRTERKSAAAA; via the coding sequence ATGTTCATTGCGATGAATCGGTTCCAGGTGAAACGTGGCGCCGAGCAGGCGTTCGAGGCGGTCTGGAGCGCGCGCGAATCCTATCTCGGCGAGATGCAGGGGTTCATCGAGTTTCATCTCCTCAAGGGGCCGGTCAGCGACGACCACACGCTGTATTCGACCCACACCACCTGGGCCGACAAGGCCGCGTTCGAGGCCTGGACGACGTCCGAGCAGTTCCGCCGCTCGCATGCGCGGGCCGGCAACGAGACCGGGGAGAGCCTGTATCTCGGCCATCCCCGGTTCGAGGGATTCGAAGTGCTGCGCACCGAACGCAAATCGGCCGCGGCCGCCTGA
- a CDS encoding cytochrome c oxidase assembly protein, whose amino-acid sequence MINPYCGAAPLPAELLSRWNVDPVLLVALGGGCVLHLGLLWREREGDRRSRMASAATAWALLFALFVSPLCALTSALFSARVAHHAVMVAIAAPLLAWSLPRRLVPQRLGAASGSAAFVVHLVLLWLWHAPAPYVAALADPAMFWVMELSLLGSAMWLWSAVLSPATRLGTTLALLLGSVVQMGLLGAVITFARTPLYEAHLGVTAPWGLTALQDQQLAGLIMWVPASIPYLAAALALLASRLDQPVATIDEAVR is encoded by the coding sequence ATGATCAATCCCTATTGCGGCGCAGCGCCGCTTCCCGCTGAACTTTTGAGCCGATGGAATGTCGATCCGGTGCTGCTGGTGGCGCTCGGCGGCGGTTGTGTGCTGCATCTCGGCCTGCTGTGGCGCGAGCGCGAAGGCGATCGGCGCAGCCGCATGGCGTCGGCGGCGACCGCCTGGGCGCTGTTGTTCGCGCTGTTCGTGTCGCCGCTGTGTGCGCTGACCTCGGCGCTGTTTTCCGCGCGGGTCGCGCATCATGCCGTGATGGTCGCAATTGCGGCGCCGTTGCTGGCGTGGTCGCTGCCGCGCCGGCTTGTGCCACAAAGACTCGGAGCCGCGTCCGGCAGCGCGGCGTTCGTGGTGCATCTGGTGCTGCTGTGGCTGTGGCACGCGCCGGCGCCCTACGTCGCGGCGCTGGCCGATCCGGCGATGTTCTGGGTGATGGAGCTGAGCCTGCTGGGCAGCGCGATGTGGCTGTGGAGCGCGGTGCTGTCGCCGGCGACGCGGCTCGGCACCACGCTGGCGCTCTTGCTCGGCTCGGTGGTGCAGATGGGGTTGCTCGGCGCCGTCATCACTTTCGCGCGGACGCCGCTGTACGAGGCGCATCTCGGCGTCACCGCGCCCTGGGGGCTGACCGCGCTGCAGGATCAGCAGCTCGCCGGGCTGATCATGTGGGTGCCGGCATCGATTCCCTATTTGGCGGCGGCGTTGGCGCTGCTGGCGAGCCGTCTCGACCAGCCTGTCGCGACAATCGATGAAGCGGTGCGATGA
- a CDS encoding DUF2231 domain-containing protein, whose product MPKTILEEVRAYDTNSIVALAGHPIHAMMVSFPIALVIATLGCDIFYWWGGDPFWARAGLWASGFAFWLGVAASLAGTAELLLVEGIRKRAASWMHAIAGVMLVSIAGANWGLRLVDHENVLPVGLMVSALGSVFVGIAGWHGGKLVFDHGIGLMVSTKD is encoded by the coding sequence ATGCCGAAGACGATTCTCGAAGAAGTCCGCGCTTACGACACCAATTCGATCGTGGCCCTCGCCGGCCATCCGATCCACGCCATGATGGTCTCGTTTCCGATCGCGCTGGTGATCGCGACGCTCGGCTGCGACATCTTCTACTGGTGGGGCGGCGATCCGTTCTGGGCGCGCGCCGGGCTGTGGGCCAGCGGCTTCGCGTTCTGGCTCGGCGTCGCCGCCAGTCTCGCCGGCACCGCGGAACTGCTGCTGGTCGAGGGCATACGCAAGCGCGCGGCGAGCTGGATGCACGCCATCGCCGGGGTGATGCTGGTGTCGATCGCCGGCGCCAATTGGGGTCTGCGGCTGGTCGACCACGAGAACGTGCTGCCGGTCGGCCTGATGGTGTCGGCGCTGGGCTCGGTGTTCGTCGGCATCGCCGGCTGGCACGGCGGCAAGCTGGTGTTCGATCACGGCATCGGCCTGATGGTCTCGACGAAGGACTGA
- a CDS encoding CopD family protein, whose protein sequence is MIAWLKAIHILALIVWCAGLLVLPGLFAQRSRLGRGPAVELNRFTRTLFIAVTSPAAFVAVVAGTTLLFMREVFTTWMMLKLLAVGLLVIIHMRAGYLILSVFEPEGYYAPWRRWVMTVVTVAVIGVILVLILDKPAIETAAFPPWMRQPGGLQSFVETIRPMP, encoded by the coding sequence ATGATCGCGTGGCTGAAGGCCATCCACATTCTGGCGCTGATCGTGTGGTGCGCCGGGCTGCTGGTGCTGCCGGGCCTGTTTGCCCAGCGCAGCCGGCTCGGCCGCGGCCCTGCGGTCGAGCTGAACCGCTTCACCCGGACGCTGTTCATCGCCGTCACCTCGCCGGCGGCGTTCGTGGCGGTGGTGGCGGGGACGACGCTGCTGTTCATGCGCGAGGTCTTCACCACCTGGATGATGCTGAAGCTCCTCGCCGTCGGGCTGCTGGTGATCATCCACATGCGGGCCGGCTATTTGATCCTGAGCGTGTTCGAACCGGAGGGCTACTACGCGCCGTGGCGGCGCTGGGTGATGACCGTCGTGACGGTCGCGGTGATCGGCGTCATCCTGGTGCTGATCCTCGACAAGCCTGCGATCGAAACCGCGGCCTTTCCGCCATGGATGCGGCAGCCCGGGGGACTTCAGTCCTTCGTCGAGACCATCAGGCCGATGCCGTGA